The following nucleotide sequence is from Mangifera indica cultivar Alphonso chromosome 17, CATAS_Mindica_2.1, whole genome shotgun sequence.
cataactaaaaaattgattataatataatatatataaataataataataatttttaaatatatattatattattatatatttaaaaattattgttattatttatatatattatattaaatattaaatatattatattataatcaattttttagttatgcagttacgcaccgcgcgcactccgCACTCCGCACTCACTgtgcactccgcacgcaccctGCATGCACTCAAGCATTCCTTCCCGCGCCTACGCACCCTGTATGACACCTACAAGGCCgagataatatttttagaattacaaataaatttgcttataaaagtaaaatgactGTACGTTTGTCTAAAAAGGtttaagtgaaaatttttttgcttattttaattaatatccctctataaaatcatatatatttacatattattatattctaattattaGGGGATGTgatatgaattttcaaaagaataaGTTCTCCGAGGTACGGTTCCAAAGATTAAGGACGTCACTTGACAGACCTTTTAATATCCATAACcgaacccaaaaaaataaaaaacaaaaaagatcaGAGAAAATGGGAAGCGGGTGCCGAGGGGCGTTGCTATGCAAATCCTCGCTTGCCTTTCTAATACCTTCTTCTTTCACTTCGTCTCATCTCAGATTCAACAAATCAATCACCAACTCCAACTCTTATCGGATGGCTACGGGGGCTTCGTCGTCGTCCGCTTCTGTCACTGGCGGTGACACAGTCAACTCCTCGGTCAATAAAGGCGCGGCTCCCTCTGCTTCCTCCGCTATCGACTTTCTTTCCCTATGTCACAGCCTCAAggtgttttttaaattataataaaatttattattagtatttaaagTGTTTACTTTCTGTTTGGTTGGTGAGAAACtaagtgaaaagaaaagaaaagtaaaggTATATGAATACTGTTATAtagtttttcatttgatttttggaTGTTGAGAAAGCTTAGAACAGGAGTGTTTTTATAGCTAAGCTTTTGGTTGAGGTACATTTCGATAAGAAAAGCTCTTTTTTAAAGAATGCTGTTTTTCGGCGTTTTTCTGTAATTGCTTAGCTTTTTAGAGAGTGTTTTTATAGCTTAGCTTTTGGTTGAGGTACATTTTTAGTGCTTCTATAGGAAGCTGCTTTTGTGTAAAAGCACTTCTAAACTTATTCTTAGATAATCGCGTGAGAAGAATTGTAAATTTCCTGGATTTGTTAGCTGTTTATAAGAGAGTAAAGCTCGTTGCCTgtagtaattattttttaaattgtatgaaGCTAATATGCTACTCTAGAATTTGTTCCattgatacatataaatttgcttttaattattttcttttttttaaggattGTTGAATTTTCTAGTGGTtgatgtgtttttattttttatatatttatttatttaatttttggattAGACAACAAAAAGAGCTGGATGGATCCGGAGAGATGTTAAGGATCCGGAATCTATTGCTGATCATATGTACAGAATGGGATTGATGGGTCTGATAATGGCTGAAATTCCTGGTGTTGACCGAGACAAGTTAGGGGATCATTTGTTTTTACTTATGTTCATTTTTCGgtttacttaaaaattgattgaaagatGTAATGAGACatataatttagatttttgGTCTCTCAACTTTCAGGTGCATTAAGATGGCAATAGTTCATGACATTGCAGAAGGTGAAAAAGTGTTCTCTCCCTCccttttctaattaaatttcCTGTGAAACAAATTTGTGTACGAAAAAAAATATCCGGTTTTGTTATGACATTTTgcaatttgattgattatatttgatttCTAGTCATTTCTGATGGTTCAATCCATGCCACTTTcaaggttttgatttttttcccttCCCATGAATATATCTACTGTTGTAAAATTTACTGAAGACGacattgtaaattttttaagctAGTCATTGCACTTAGATGGGAGTTTTAGATTTGTTGATATATCTTTTCATAACAGTAATACTCACAAGCCTGGAATTAATGTCTTAATTCCAGGACAGTGCTAGTAGattggatttatttatatagaaatttgtTCAATTTAATCTGTTTAATAGCCCATCTATAATAATGCAAAATTTGGTCTTAagcttattaaattaataatttgttagAATATATAGATTCTATTTATGTTGGATATTATTTTGCTATAATTTTTCTAAAGTAGAGTTTTGTGTTGGTTTCTCACTTTGTAATTGCTATATAGCAATTGTTGGTGACATTACTCCTTCAGATGGGATTTCAAAGGCAGAGAAGAGTCAGCGAGAGCGAGAAGCATTAGACCACATGTGCAAACTACTTGGTGGAGAGGCAAGAGGTACTTTGCTTTGTGTTTATACATCTCTGATGTTAACAGGCTGATCTTTTTCTGGTACCTGAAAATGgttcataatttcattttcttggaTGCTTAATCTAAACTTGCAAATTGCAGCTCAGGAAATACGTGAATTATGGATGGAGTATGAGGAAAATTCTTCAGCAGAAGCCAAAATTGTCAAGGACTTTGACAAGGTACATTATGAATTTATGCCTCTTTTGTTTTGCAATTTAAGTTTGGTGATCTACTGATTTCTGGGTCCTGTATTTGCATTGTATTCTAATATCCACAAGGTTTTGTTTCTTCTGATCCTCTCAGAAAGGAAAGGATTTAGTATGTCAATCATTATATCTATAGTATAGTGTTTACTAAACGTATGCAATCAAATATGGTCatgattgtttttttaaatttagaacaATTTAAAATCAGTTGCAACTACCCTGTTTTAAAGCTTTTGgctgtttaaaaaattttgttttgagagtaaaatatattttatttgagttaataaTGACTTATGTGCTGATTTGAaatcttttagggtttttttttctgttgccttttgtttttgaaagttgagaCAGAGGTTGGAAGGATTTGGATGATTGTGAAAATAATATGGTTCCAATAGCAAAGCAAACGTAGATTAAGATTCAGCAAATTGCCAACAGTCTGGCAAAAATTAAAgtgatattgataatatatacaGAGTTGATTGTTATATCatgtttttttcttgaattgatatatatattttttattagctGATTTGCTCACAGGATAATCTAATTTTGGTAATATCTGTTTGTCTAGGCGGAGATGATACTTCAAGCTTTAGAATATGAAAATGGTAAAGCCTactgttgttttttatttcacCACTTTGTACTTGCTTGTTTTTAGTTCGGATTGCAAGAAATATGGATATTTTCTTACCATTGTGTGCCGCTGGTGAGAAAATGGATTTCtcatttgcatttttttaaatttttgtttgataacAGATTATCATAAGTTAAAATGAATATGGTCTGCTCGTTACTTGTGTAAAATTGTTCCatgtttaatttaaacattaaataatttttcttgtgTCAACTTGTTAGAGAATTTACTCtggaaactaaaattttttctggCTTAATGCAGAGCAAGGGAAGGATTTGGATGAATTTTTCCAGTCAACTGCTGGTATAATGTCTGAACCATCTTGTTATTTTTCCTCTTGCTGATTTTATACTTCTCTCGTGAGTCATGACAATTAAAAGAACCCTGCACAAATGGCTTTTTATTTGTTAGGTGTTGATTGGAGGTGAGATTCTGTTCTTAGCACtagagaatttgaaaatcaacaCCATATAAAAGTTTGGCTTTCTGAATATTTTAGATATTCTGTCCTCAACTATAGTCCAGTTAGTTAGAACAAGGAAGGGGGAAACCAAGAAAAAATGCatttcatttcttatttttgctgTAGTTATTAGTCAGAAATTTGAGTCTTTTGCTGTTAAGAAACATTGGCAAAATTACTTTCAATGTGCGTTTCATCATTCAAAGCATGATGTTCACGTTCCTTAGAGCATATCGATCTATCATGCCAATTGCCCACTTACTGCTGCTTGCCACTCTTTGCAGGAAAGTTTCAGACCAAGCTTAGGAAAACTTGGGCCAAAGAAATTGCATCAAGGAGGAAAAAAGCTAACTAACTGACACTTTAACTGAGGTTAGGAAACACTCTTGTTACTCTCCGCTTTAATACTGACGTAATGTTATAACCTTATCTGTTTGTTAATCACATAAGTTGGCTAAATATATAACTTGTCTCATACCCAGAATGTTGCAGCAGTTAGCTTCTTGGAATCTCTCTGTGTTTCTTTTTCACTTCGGATGGTTGTTGTCTCATGCTTGTATTTTTGTTGTCAATAATACTTCATTCACTAATAATagataatgaatataaatattaatatgtcatcatatgatttaatgattttaaattagagataaagtaatattcaattatatgataacgtGTTAGAGTATGTATCGTATTTGTATTAGTTTTGTACATGTAGCAttacttttttgaatttcatcataaGTTCTGAAACAACCAAGATTGAACAAGAGGCAATGTAGCAATTTTAGAGATACCAAAGTGACTATAAGACAGTGGACAAGTTTGTGTGATATATGCTTGGAACCTAAAGCGGCCTCACCAATGCATCAACTTTTctaatatttgttataataattttttgtctcTAAGTTATTGTCTAAATATAAGTtttcaattttggttttaaGTAAAAATTGATTCACTTTTCTAAGTttataaatgattgatttagTTCCAATATCTTGACTTTTGCTCAAAAATGTAATGGAGTCTATCGACTACATATTTACTTGATgagtaatattacatgtataaacaaattttaataatttatatgtataatctCAAATGACAATATATAAtaggtgattttgaagtaaaagaaaaattacacaattatataatctaatatatagtttgtatagatatattaataaacttttgtGCGGTATAAACTTGTAGTTGGAAAAGATGCGGAATATGGTTATTTTACCATCATGAGTATCTTTGTTCAAAACCATGGTTAATTAGAAAAGTGTTACCAATTGAGAAATGAAGTTAAAAGTGTCATTTTCACGgtcaaaattatattgaaaaatatttgttcataaaagttaaaatgataatatataatttagtgatataattataatttttttttcatttttaaattatttaattatatattattatataaataaggaaGATTTGTTTATAGTTAGTATTATTCTAAAgcccaaaggacttatttttattcaaagtaTGTTGTATTcttaagtttttatcttttaattttgaaattttcatttaaccaGCTATTGGCTATTAACTCTGTTAGTTTAatggcaaaattgtcattttatatataatattaaaaataaattaaaattttatcttctttttctctcctaaattttaaaaactaataattttttcccttaagcaaagttaaaaaaaatcacatttcctcCTCTAGGGTTTAATTTTGATATCGGATCACTCTCTTTGACGTTGTTGCTAGCTGTCTCTTCCTCTTGATCGTTTTCCTTTCTTTGGAGATTTGTCTCAATGAAACTTTAACCTCTTCAGTGTCGTGTGACATCATCTAGGAAGACAAATTGTCTTTTTAGATCACTAAGATGAGATTGATCGTCAATCTTGTCTTTCTCTAACATCGCACGAcattagatagttaaaattttgttgaggCAAATCATTGAAGAAAGGGAAACCGTTGGAAGGGAGAGACAATAGACAATGATATTGGAGAGAATGGTCAGATATTGAAGAAAACCTTAGgagagaaatataattttttaaaactctgtttagagggaaaattgttagtttttagggtttagaggaaaaaataagataaaattttaaagggttagagtttcgttaactAACTGTCTATAAATaagtaaacaaaattttcaaaattaaaatgtgaatACTCAAGAATGCAATTTAAGTCCTTTAGCCTATTTTAAGTATACTTTCTGCTAGtacacataaattatatttgtatttaaaaagaaaaaattattggaaatgctaaattaaatttgtattaaaagttACGGTGTTGTGTTGTCCAATAAACGAATTGTCATGCCAAAAGGAGCAATTGAATAAAGGCCAATTCACTAtatcccaccaaaggtttggtGTAAATTGGATTGTCCATatgtcaattataaaaaatttaaatatttattcgtttgttaaatttaataaaaatatttaaaaaattaaaaatttattatatttctacccataaggttaaaaattaataattttttctcattcaatgtttgataaattttgtttcccccttagaaattttttaatacattacTGGTGGTTAGAGAAGATagtattctctctttctctactTTTTTcttactcaaattttatttttaaccattATTGATTAAAGAAATTAATCGATAAAGATGAATTTGTTCATCTCTTGACAAAGATGATGACTCGTCATCGTTTATGTTCTTGAGAAAGACAAATCACATATTCGTCCGGAGAcgaaaacatatttttattgattgttttTCTGAGTCGATGATGGTGGGAATAGAATGGGAAGGAGAGAGAACACGATTGTCATGGCTATTGGACGTCGGCAATAGTAATTGAAAAAACTCtagtaaaaaatattcattttttaaattttaggtgatgaataaatgttagatttttaaatttagatagaaaaaatgataaaattttagttttttaaatattttaattaaataataattttattttgattaataataataaaatttaatagataaataaatattttaatttttaataattaattataaaaaaaaagggttggcgcCCAGCGGAGCGCGAGaaacagtcatttggcctaCAGAAATCTGAACGTCAGTCCATGTACGACAAATTAGATGAGGGAGTATCTCAAAAATGACGGCtaccataaatttaaaaaaaaaaaaaaactccctTCATTCAAATCTGATcaagaaggaaaacaaaaataaccCTAATAAAGACTTCGACAGCGTTGTCGCTCTTAACAACAAGCTCTTGACAAGTTTGctgcaaaagaaaaaagaaaaaaaaaaaaattcaaatgcacaACTGATTTCGGCTCTGGTCGCTATGCCCTTTCTTCGAAGCCTTCTTCGTCTCCGCTCTTCCTTTCAcgtaatctttttcttttattattattattattattattatgtaaaccTACGTTGAGTTTAACTAGGTTTCGAATGAGAGAGACTActgcatatatttatttaattttagttttgttctaATTTCAGAGGAAGGGCGTTTCTCATGGAGCTCCAGCAGGTTTGTTCtgttttgttttactttttagtTTGACTTTAGGTGTAGTGGTGTGTGTTGATACAGTTACTTAATTGACGACTTAGAATCTTGATTAAGTGTTTTTTGgaattgtttttgttgaaagtGATTTTGAGTTgctgagggtttttttttttcacttaatcaGTGTTCTACTGGACTATTTAAAACTGTTTTCTGAAACATAACttaatttatggaaaaaaaaagtcatatttttgtttaaaattacttcaaatgcttttttttttttttttaatttctttcagaaagttttttttttttttaagaaagtATATCTATTAAGTGCTTTTAGATCTCAAACACACtctatttcttcaatttttaggttttagagGAAACTTTTTGTGCTACAATTCAATTGCGTCTTCTGACCAAACGGTTGTTAAAATCAAGAGGGAAGTTACGCGAGTTGTTGATAATTTGGCTATTGATAATGAAATAGCTCAGATACGGCATGAATTTGAAGCTGCAAAGCTGAATTTTCTTAAGATTCCCGAGGTGTTGAAGGAAATGCCAAAGATGAATCCTAAAGGTTTGATGTTGTTCTGTTATGTTTAAGCTAAATCTTGTTGTATCAAATTTTTCGTTCTTGGATCTTTCTGTTGAGTCCTGTTATTATGTAATGCTGTAGGTATATATGTTAACAAGAACCTGAGGCTGGATAATATACAAGTTTATGGATTTGACTATGACTATACTTTGGCACATTACTCATCTTACCTGCAGAGTCTAATATACGATCTTGCAAAGGAGCATATGGTTAATGAGGTTAGTTTAGGCCTGTTGATATAATGTTGTAGTTTATGAAAAAGTGTATTTGATGTTGTTGTGGCTTAATTCTTGCAGTTTAGGTATCCTGAGGGTTGCATGACTTTCAAATATGATCCAACCTTCCCAATTAGAGGCCTCTACTATGATAAGAAAAACGGGTGTCTCttaaaattggatttttttggGTCAATTGAGCCAGATGGATGCTACTTTGGCCGTCGCAAGGTATTTCATGGTTAACTTTTTCGACATGAATTTATCCCTTTAGTTAATGAGTcccatatttttgtataatgtTGCTTGTTTAGGGATTCTTGCCTAAGATTTCAGACTTAAGTCTTGTAAGAAGTTCATAATTCATTCGTTGCTAAGGTTTGCCAATATTAATTCCTATTATCAGTTGTGTTTTGAACATAGAGAAATTACTATTAGGATAGTGTAAAGAGTAAACTGAGATGTGTTAGTCGATCTGTGTTCCTGTTAAGAGGTACAActtaaatttgaagaaattaagaGCTTATTATTCTTGTGAAcaatttcaaaaggaaaaatacCAAGTTCTTACTGCCCTCTGCAAAGCTATGATATTTAAATTGTCACCATATCTTTAACAACCAATGATTCTTGGCGAAGAACTTAGTCTactatcttgaagatagatccAACCTGACAAAAAGGTCAAGATCTCAAGATGTATAACTGTTCAACCAAATTAGTTTCTTCTTTGATAAGATAAGAAATATGATGAAACTAGACAAAAATGTAGATGGAAGAAGTGTTTGAATTGTAATATTGAGACTGTGTTTTTCTTTTACTGTTTCTTATTGTTTAATTTCTGTACAGTTGAATAAGGAGGAGATAGCAGAGAGATATGGCACAAGACGTATTGGCCGTGATCAAGCACATGGGCTTGTTGGATTGATGGATTTCTTTTGCTTTAGTGAGGTTAGTGCTACTGTAATGCTATATTCTACAGTTATGCAATGAAAATCTTGTATCACACTTGGAGGTGTTGTGTCAGCGTGGGGATTAGGCATGGCTGTATTGAGTGGATAAGTTGTTTGAGTGTACTGTATTAAATGGGATTGGTGGTGTTCAATGACAAATGCAAGCCATATGTAATATCTTTTGAATGCAGGGTAAATACATTGAGTTCAATGATGGATATGTTTGGGCACAAGCACAACATTGGAATATACCTTGGTTCTTTTTTCTAAAGCTCAAAGGAATAATTTGCTTTATAAAATTGTGACGACACTTGCTATAGAGATACACAAACACATGTATACAACAACACAGAGAGGAACACTAATATAGATATTGAGATAAAAAACCCAAGTACACACTAAGAGTCTAAAATaattctcataaattgcattattCTATGATAATTGCAACTTATTCTAGCACATCTAATGTTTTCTTGGAGTTCTTTGGTTTTGCAAATTTGAGATTGAAAAAAagtagcttttttttttttttatatcggCTCCTACTGACCCCATAGATTTTTATGAATCTcgcatattttttattcttttcctttatttctttgaAATCCCTAAATGTCGCTTCATCATTACTGTGTAGGCATGCCTGATTGCAGATATTGTGCAACATTTTGTTGATGCGAGACTAGAATTTGATGCATCCTACATCTATCAAGATGTAAACCGTGCAATTCAGCATGTCCATCGGAGTGGCTTGGTTCATAGAGGAATACTTTCTGACCCTCATAGATATCTTGTAAAAAATGTAAGTCATAATTATTTACGTATTTTGTCTGTTATGTGATAGTCTAACTTATAATTAGAGATGTCAAATGGGTTATTTTGCCACCATTTTCAACTTCAATAGATTCAGTAAATTATATCACCACATTTCATGCGTGCTATATTTTTTTGCTGCAACAAAATATTATACTGATTATATTTAgtcttaaaatttcaaatctcttTTTATAATAGGATTGGCTGTTCTATGACTTGAAGGAAACACTACTCTAGAATCTATTATGCTATTAAATGTTGCATTTTCTACAATTGGAATTTGTATTCATGCTTTTATGGTCCGTGTTTTAGGGTAAGGTGCTTCATTTTCTCAAGATGCTGAGGGAGAAGGGAAAGAAACTCTTCTTGCTGACAAACTCTCCTTACTATTTTGTGGATGGAGGGATGCATTTTATGTTGGAGGTACTTACATTTAATTCCATTAAAAACCTTGAAAAGGACATTGAAGAAGTTGATTTGGTAAattgttaggatctcaagtgtaaggtatgagacttggatcccacattggaaagtatgggcaactagtgtagggtttatatgaccttggactctcctatctcaatagctagtttttgaggtgtggttttcctaaggttcgtattatttggtatcagagctatcatcatgtctcccagttgcaatcgtgcggcgcgggtggtgacgccgACATTGCAGTATTCGCCCGGGGCTAgtagggagctagcgcacagccagcccgCGTGGGCGCCGAGGCTGCGGAGTATGGTAGTATGTTAGGAttccaagtgcaaggtatgagacttggatcctacattggaaagtatgagcaactagtgtggggtttatatgaccttggcttctcccatctcaatagttagtttttgaggtgtggtttTCTAAGATTcgtatcataaattttatttattcactttttATGATGTTTGGTCTTAAATTCTTCTATTGACTTATTAcctatctgttaatttttttggggTTAAGCTATAAATTAACATGGTATTAGAGCTAAGTTGGTGTGGTTGTCTTGTGTTCAATCCCTGTACTAGCAGAAATTGAGTTACAATAGGATGTAGTTGTGTTCATAATTGTGTTGATTTATGCATCTTACGCGTAAGAGGCAATATGAACATCAATTATAATGTTTAGTTCTTATTTGTTGGCTTGAATTTATTGGTTTGATGGTTACTTGCATGTGAAAAAACAAACAGGCATGTTTTATTGTCAGTGTGGTTATTGGGTTTccatttcaaactttcaaaattgtGGTTGTGACTGTAAATTATAtgttaagttattttaattctCAGAACAACTTCCCTGTTGTTTGATATTTCTGATCCTCTTTGGAGGACTTTTGTCAGATCTTCAGTGTGTATTGATTTCATAGGTCTGCTATTTAGaatctaataaataatataatctcATTCCTACCAACTAATGTATATTTggatgaagataaaataaaccAGATATGAAGGCCAAATCAGAGATCGTTCTCTCTCttgcatatatttttataatagtcTTGTTTGTTGTCATCTTTTCTGTACTGGTTGATAGTAGACTCACTGATCTTGCATTATCATCAGGATTCTATGGGTCATAGAGATTCATGGAGGGAGCTTTTTGATGTCGTTATTGCCAAAGCTAATAAGCCAGATTTTTACACATCTGATCATCCATTCCGGTTTGTATCTTCAACTTGTTAGttagtttcttatttttcttgcaGGTCTTTTGCTTTACCACTGATATTGGATTGtgtttagtattttattttttgactttCTTTGAAGTGTTTAGAAGGATATATGGCAGGGTGTGTGATTGACAGGAAAAAATCTGGGTATACTT
It contains:
- the LOC123200055 gene encoding 5'-deoxynucleotidase HDDC2-like; the encoded protein is MGSGCRGALLCKSSLAFLIPSSFTSSHLRFNKSITNSNSYRMATGASSSSASVTGGDTVNSSVNKGAAPSASSAIDFLSLCHSLKTTKRAGWIRRDVKDPESIADHMYRMGLMGLIMAEIPGVDRDKCIKMAIVHDIAEAIVGDITPSDGISKAEKSQREREALDHMCKLLGGEARAQEIRELWMEYEENSSAEAKIVKDFDKAEMILQALEYENEQGKDLDEFFQSTAGKFQTKLRKTWAKEIASRRKKAN
- the LOC123200942 gene encoding 5'-nucleotidase domain-containing protein DDB_G0275467 — encoded protein: MPFLRSLLRLRSSFHRKGVSHGAPAGFRGNFLCYNSIASSDQTVVKIKREVTRVVDNLAIDNEIAQIRHEFEAAKLNFLKIPEVLKEMPKMNPKGIYVNKNLRLDNIQVYGFDYDYTLAHYSSYLQSLIYDLAKEHMVNEFRYPEGCMTFKYDPTFPIRGLYYDKKNGCLLKLDFFGSIEPDGCYFGRRKLNKEEIAERYGTRRIGRDQAHGLVGLMDFFCFSEACLIADIVQHFVDARLEFDASYIYQDVNRAIQHVHRSGLVHRGILSDPHRYLVKNGKVLHFLKMLREKGKKLFLLTNSPYYFVDGGMHFMLEDSMGHRDSWRELFDVVIAKANKPDFYTSDHPFRCYDTEKDNLAFSKVDVFLPDKIYYHGCLKQFLEITKWKGPEVIYFGDHLFSDLRGPSKAGWRTAAIIHELENEIHIQNEDNYRFEQAKFHIIQELLGKLHATVANSQKTEACQSLLDELNDERKRVRHVMKEMFNRSFGATFMTDTGQESAFAYHIYQYADVYTSKPENFLLYPSEAWLHVPYDIKIMPHHVKVPSSLFRNP